The Hemicordylus capensis ecotype Gifberg chromosome 6, rHemCap1.1.pri, whole genome shotgun sequence genome window below encodes:
- the LOC128331107 gene encoding olfactory receptor 14I1-like: MINQTRREFILLGFSEVRELQILHFVLFLCIYLAALMGNFLIVVTVTQNQNLHSPMYFFLCNVSILDACFISITVPKSLANLLMHERRISFSGCIMQVFLIVKFASAELYLLTIMAYDRYIAICHPLQYAVIMNWDACFQMAAAAWITSLISGLVNTANTFRLHFCRSNVIKLFFCDIPQLLMLSCTDTKANTWLITIISVTAGSFCFSFVMVSYGYIFATVFKIQSAQARHKAFSTCMPHLIVFCLFLSTAMFSYMRPKALSSPPVDLLAAVLYTVLPPLMNPIIYCLRNKEIRKTVWKMAKKRFGFRMALPLSFAK, encoded by the coding sequence ATGATAAATCAAACTAGGAGAGAATTTATTCTTCTGGGATTTTCGGAAGTTCGAGAGCTACAGATTCTACATTTTGTCTTATTTTTATGCATCTATCTAGCAGCTCTGATGGGGAACTTTCTCATCGTTGTGACTGTAACCCAGAACCAGAACCTGCACAgccccatgtatttcttcctttGCAACGTATCCATTCTAGATGCCTGCTTCATTTCAATCACTGTTCCTAAATCTCTGGCCAATTTGTTGATGCATGAAAGGCGGATTTCATTTTCTGGATGCATAATGCAGGTTTTCCTGATAGTTAAATTTGCAAGTGCAGAGCTTTACCTGCTGACTATCATGGCTTATGACCGCTACATCGCCATCTGCCATCCCCTACAGTACGCTGTGATCATGAACTGGGATGCTTGTTTTCaaatggcagctgctgcttgGATCACAAGTTTAATCAGTGGATTGGTGAACACTGCAAACACATTTAGGCTACATTTCTGCAGGTCCAATGTcatcaaactttttttttgtGATATCCCTCAGTTATTAATGTTATCTTGCACTGATACAAAGGCCAATACTTGGCTGATTACCATCATTTCAGTTACTGCGGGCTCCTTTTGTTTTTCCTTCGTGATGGTTTCCTATGGTTACATTTTCGCCACAGTGTTCAAGATTCAGTCAGCTCAGGCACGGCATAAAGCCTTCTCCACCTGCATGCCACACCTGATTGTATTTTGCCTGTTTCTTAGTACTGCCATGTTTTCATACATGAGACCAAAAGCCTTGTCCTCTCCACCAGTGGATTTGCTCGCTGCTGTTTTGTATACAGTTTTACCACCACTGATGAATCCCATCATCTATTGTTTGAGAAACAAAGAGATCAGAAAGACTGTGTGGAAAATGGCCAAGAAAAGGTTTGGATTTCGCATGGCCCTCCCACTGAGTTTTGCAAAATAG